In Sphingomonas sp. LR60, the following are encoded in one genomic region:
- a CDS encoding TonB-dependent receptor, translated as MGNAALVRRLALLATVSALAFAGSALAQTTAPGATGPSTPQGNAQDPTPTSGTDETAEGADIVVTGIRASQERAIALKRNAASVIDSISAEDIGKLPDVTISDSLQRIPGVQIRRGAGEGGAVNVRGLPQVTTLLNGESYLSGNSITSVQPNFQDIPSQLFSGADVVKSSTADLLDAGITGTVNLRTRRPFDFTKTLTVSAAGEIQHGQKTDRWEPNVNGLVAYRGDRFGILVAAAYTKIHLANSQEGIIAGYGGQVRSEGTDALGTSGFSPSFRPRGVRFGTQGADVNGDGDINDAYFVSQGFQGYNTENRRERLGINGSVQFKLSDNLELTGDAFYAKQDERARIAGFQQANINWQAAEFVPTQTRNTGAKVRGTYDFNTVSVYDYDLGDFTLWSQNDHSVTKSQNYNLELKFDNDDNFKIVARGLYGKASQTYDQSYAAFSPSNGRQWQPGGIGNYPDSIGGDRPFNPNGYTVNTLAGLNSLHSIVDFTGDRPTFSLPQQLLTQLGDPAQIGFKGTSSETNYRRNADLKVGRIDATWKVNDELSLEFGGRYSDRSADNYSFDRAAPLYAGLAQGPAATADRACLVKWKSFDVALNSNSATNPAACFVPDGAGGFYTAGIAYRGNDPKFNGLLAQVKPPTAGVPALYVLDPKAMDNAQAFQDSFYPGNVEVANPGASYAVGVKQVTGYFQINGQGELFGMPVRANGGVKVIETRLDVIQNITGVPRPYGLANAFQGTTETKRGFTDFLPSINVAVDVTSDLRLRGAVTRTMTLLNLSQWGGGLNPTYAIDTSGPTPLFRVTGGSSSGNPQLDPWRATNFDLSAEYYIGRGSLLSLAGFYIQVDSFTQNGTIVRTDLPDNDGVVRGRPVSITTPVQGASGTLKGVEAQWKQSFRDLAFMPTLLSNFGFDLNLTYSPSKSGAKDLAGRDVPFQDNSKIQTNVTGFYQDDHLQARVAWNYRSERAVSQNFGGVGGLQLYQSPVSYVDASVSYDFTPNFTIYAQGSNLTGEYERYYLVWEDQKAYNNLYERRFTMGARVKF; from the coding sequence ATGGGGAACGCAGCACTCGTGCGCAGGCTGGCGCTGCTGGCGACGGTATCCGCGCTCGCGTTCGCCGGCAGCGCGCTGGCGCAGACGACCGCACCGGGCGCGACCGGACCATCGACGCCGCAGGGGAATGCGCAGGATCCGACGCCGACCAGTGGCACGGACGAAACCGCCGAGGGCGCCGACATCGTCGTCACCGGTATCCGCGCATCGCAGGAGCGCGCGATCGCGCTGAAGCGCAACGCGGCCTCGGTGATCGATTCGATCTCTGCCGAGGACATTGGCAAGCTGCCCGACGTTACCATCTCCGATTCGCTGCAGCGCATTCCTGGCGTTCAGATTCGCCGCGGAGCGGGTGAAGGTGGCGCGGTCAACGTGCGCGGCCTGCCGCAGGTGACAACGCTGTTGAACGGCGAATCCTATCTCAGCGGCAACTCGATCACGAGCGTGCAGCCAAATTTCCAGGACATCCCGTCGCAGCTGTTCTCCGGCGCCGACGTCGTCAAATCGTCGACTGCCGATCTGCTCGACGCGGGCATCACGGGCACGGTCAACCTGCGCACGCGGCGCCCGTTCGACTTCACCAAGACGCTGACGGTGTCGGCCGCGGGCGAAATCCAGCATGGCCAGAAGACCGATCGGTGGGAGCCCAACGTCAACGGGCTGGTGGCGTATCGCGGCGACCGGTTCGGTATCCTGGTGGCGGCTGCCTATACCAAGATCCACCTCGCCAATTCGCAGGAAGGCATCATCGCCGGCTACGGCGGTCAGGTGCGGTCGGAGGGGACCGACGCGCTCGGCACCAGCGGCTTCTCGCCCTCGTTCCGCCCGCGCGGTGTCCGCTTCGGCACCCAGGGCGCCGACGTTAACGGCGATGGCGACATTAACGACGCCTATTTCGTGTCGCAGGGCTTCCAGGGTTACAACACCGAGAACCGTCGCGAGCGGCTGGGCATCAACGGCTCGGTCCAATTCAAGCTGAGCGACAACCTCGAACTGACCGGCGACGCCTTCTATGCCAAGCAGGACGAGCGCGCCCGCATCGCCGGCTTCCAGCAGGCTAACATCAACTGGCAAGCCGCCGAGTTCGTGCCGACCCAGACGCGCAATACCGGCGCCAAGGTGCGCGGGACCTACGACTTCAACACCGTCAGCGTCTACGACTACGACCTTGGTGACTTCACGCTATGGTCGCAGAACGACCATTCTGTGACCAAGTCGCAGAACTACAATCTCGAACTGAAGTTCGACAATGACGACAACTTCAAGATCGTTGCGCGCGGCCTGTATGGCAAGGCAAGCCAGACCTACGATCAGAGCTACGCCGCGTTCAGCCCGTCGAACGGGCGCCAGTGGCAGCCCGGCGGTATCGGCAATTACCCCGATTCGATCGGGGGCGATCGGCCCTTCAATCCCAACGGCTACACCGTCAACACGCTGGCGGGGTTGAACTCTCTGCATTCGATCGTCGACTTTACCGGAGATCGCCCGACATTCTCGCTGCCGCAGCAGCTGCTGACCCAGCTCGGCGATCCGGCACAGATCGGGTTCAAGGGAACGTCGTCGGAAACCAACTATCGCCGCAACGCCGATCTGAAGGTCGGCCGCATCGATGCGACGTGGAAGGTCAACGACGAGCTCAGCCTGGAATTCGGCGGCCGTTACAGCGACCGATCAGCGGACAACTATTCGTTCGACCGCGCCGCGCCGCTGTATGCGGGCCTGGCGCAAGGGCCGGCGGCGACTGCGGATCGTGCCTGCCTGGTCAAGTGGAAGTCGTTCGACGTCGCGCTGAATTCCAATTCGGCGACCAATCCGGCGGCGTGCTTCGTGCCCGATGGTGCGGGCGGCTTCTACACCGCCGGCATCGCCTATCGCGGCAACGATCCGAAGTTCAACGGCCTACTGGCGCAGGTCAAGCCGCCTACGGCCGGCGTGCCGGCGCTCTACGTGCTCGATCCCAAAGCGATGGACAACGCGCAGGCGTTCCAAGACTCCTTCTATCCCGGCAACGTAGAGGTCGCCAATCCGGGCGCGTCCTATGCCGTGGGCGTGAAGCAGGTCACCGGCTATTTCCAGATCAACGGCCAAGGCGAGCTGTTCGGCATGCCGGTCCGCGCCAACGGCGGCGTGAAGGTGATCGAGACGCGGCTCGACGTGATCCAGAACATTACCGGCGTGCCGCGCCCCTATGGCCTCGCCAACGCCTTTCAGGGCACCACGGAAACGAAGCGGGGCTTCACCGACTTCCTGCCGTCGATCAACGTCGCGGTCGACGTCACGAGCGACCTGCGCCTGCGCGGTGCGGTGACGCGTACGATGACGCTGCTCAACCTTAGTCAATGGGGTGGGGGCCTCAACCCGACCTATGCCATCGATACCAGCGGACCGACTCCACTGTTCCGGGTGACGGGCGGCAGTTCGTCGGGCAATCCGCAGCTCGATCCGTGGCGGGCGACCAACTTCGACCTGTCGGCGGAATACTACATCGGCCGCGGCAGCCTGTTGAGCCTCGCCGGCTTCTATATTCAGGTCGACAGCTTCACGCAGAACGGCACGATCGTGCGCACCGATCTGCCCGACAATGACGGGGTTGTCCGAGGACGGCCGGTCTCCATCACCACGCCGGTCCAGGGCGCGTCGGGCACGCTGAAGGGCGTCGAGGCGCAATGGAAGCAGTCGTTCCGTGACCTTGCCTTCATGCCGACGCTGCTGTCGAACTTCGGTTTCGACCTCAATCTGACCTATTCGCCGTCGAAGTCGGGCGCGAAGGATCTGGCCGGACGCGACGTGCCCTTCCAGGATAATTCGAAGATCCAGACCAACGTCACCGGCTTCTACCAGGACGACCACCTCCAGGCACGCGTGGCGTGGAACTATCGGTCGGAGCGTGCGGTGTCGCAGAACTTCGGCGGCGTCGGCGGCCTTCAGCTGTACCAGTCGCCGGTCAGCTATGTCGACGCGTCGGTCAGCTACGACTTCACGCCCAACTTCACCATCTATGCGCAAGGGTCAAACCTGACCGGCGAGTACGAGCGCTACTATTTGGTCTGGGAGGACCAGAAGGCCTACAACAACCTTTACGAACGGCGGTTCACGATGGGCGCGCGGGTCAAGTTCTGA
- a CDS encoding SDR family oxidoreductase: MSDGVLAGKAALITGALGTLGRAEAVRLRDAGAHLCLLDLPCLEQEGHALAAEIGSGARYVGVDLTRLDEAQRSIASLDTEQPIDILVNNAALIINKPFQQFSSAEFEDQMRVNASAAFALVLALAPGMKARGYGKIVNFCSLVLNGRWDGYVPYVASKGAVLGLTKSLARELGAFGICVNAVAPGAVVSNAEERVFGDRLAEYNQWILENQSVKRRIEAADVANLVLFLASPASDMISGQIIGIDGGW; this comes from the coding sequence ATGTCTGACGGGGTGCTTGCAGGAAAAGCTGCGCTCATCACGGGTGCGCTGGGCACATTGGGCCGGGCGGAAGCGGTACGTCTGCGCGACGCTGGCGCACATCTATGCCTGCTCGATCTGCCTTGCCTCGAGCAGGAGGGTCACGCGCTCGCGGCCGAGATAGGGTCGGGCGCGCGCTATGTCGGCGTCGACCTGACGAGGCTAGATGAGGCGCAGCGCAGTATCGCCAGCCTCGACACCGAGCAGCCGATCGACATCCTGGTCAACAACGCCGCGTTGATAATCAACAAGCCGTTCCAGCAATTCTCGTCGGCAGAGTTCGAGGACCAGATGCGGGTCAACGCGTCGGCGGCCTTCGCGCTTGTCCTGGCACTGGCGCCGGGGATGAAGGCGCGCGGCTACGGCAAGATCGTCAATTTCTGTTCGCTGGTCCTCAATGGCCGGTGGGACGGATACGTACCCTATGTCGCGTCGAAGGGGGCGGTGCTGGGGCTGACCAAGTCGCTGGCGCGCGAACTGGGCGCTTTCGGCATCTGCGTGAACGCGGTGGCGCCGGGCGCGGTGGTGTCGAACGCCGAGGAGCGCGTGTTTGGCGACCGATTGGCCGAATACAATCAATGGATCCTGGAAAACCAAAGCGTGAAGCGCCGGATCGAGGCCGCCGACGTGGCGAACCTGGTATTGTTCCTGGCGTCTCCAGCGTCGGACATGATCTCGGGACAGATTATCGGGATCGACGGGGGATGGTGA
- a CDS encoding mandelate racemase/muconate lactonizing enzyme family protein, whose product MKITAIETIRVAEFPNLLWVQVHTDEGISGLGETFYGAAAVEAHIHEVAAPQLIGRDPLAIDAISRLLAGYVGFRSTGVEIRAASAIDIALWDLFGKVAGEPIWQLLGGRTRESIRTYNTCAGSHYVRTTRGQSIENWGRGITRVTGHDDLEAFMTRADELAADLLESGITAMKIWPFDHAAERNMGAYISPEELRDALKPFERIRKAVGDRIDIMVEFHSLWLLPPAIRIAEALAPFDTFWHEDPIRMDSLGSLKRYAQRSRAPLCASETLGSRWAFRDLLETEAAGVIMLDLGWCGGLSEARKIAAMAETWHLPVAPHDCTGPVVLTASTHLCLNATNALVQESVRAFYNGWYQDLVTQLPPVRGGMITVPDGPGLGLELHDDLDARLTVTRRRYDANSAA is encoded by the coding sequence ATGAAGATCACCGCGATCGAGACGATCCGCGTGGCAGAGTTTCCCAACCTGCTGTGGGTTCAGGTCCATACCGACGAGGGGATCAGCGGCCTTGGTGAAACCTTCTACGGTGCCGCCGCGGTCGAGGCGCACATCCACGAGGTTGCCGCGCCGCAGCTGATCGGTCGCGATCCGCTCGCGATCGACGCCATCTCGCGGTTGCTGGCGGGATATGTCGGCTTCCGTTCGACCGGTGTCGAAATCCGCGCCGCATCGGCGATCGACATCGCACTGTGGGATTTATTCGGCAAGGTCGCGGGTGAGCCGATCTGGCAGCTTCTGGGCGGCCGCACACGCGAGTCAATCCGCACTTACAACACGTGCGCCGGTTCGCATTACGTCCGCACGACGCGTGGCCAGTCGATCGAGAACTGGGGCCGCGGCATTACCCGTGTCACCGGCCACGACGATCTCGAAGCCTTCATGACACGCGCCGACGAACTCGCCGCCGACCTGCTCGAGTCGGGTATCACGGCGATGAAGATCTGGCCGTTCGATCACGCCGCCGAACGCAACATGGGCGCATACATTTCGCCCGAAGAGTTGCGCGACGCGTTGAAACCGTTTGAACGCATCCGCAAGGCGGTGGGCGACCGGATCGACATCATGGTCGAATTCCACTCGCTCTGGCTGTTGCCGCCCGCGATCCGCATCGCCGAGGCGCTCGCCCCTTTCGACACCTTCTGGCACGAAGACCCGATCCGGATGGACAGCCTGGGATCGCTGAAGCGTTACGCCCAGCGCAGCCGAGCGCCGTTGTGCGCGTCCGAGACGCTGGGGTCGCGCTGGGCGTTCCGCGATCTGCTCGAAACGGAGGCAGCTGGGGTGATCATGCTCGATCTCGGTTGGTGCGGCGGCCTGTCGGAAGCGCGCAAGATCGCCGCGATGGCGGAGACGTGGCACCTGCCGGTCGCGCCGCATGATTGTACCGGTCCGGTCGTGCTCACCGCCTCGACCCACCTTTGCCTCAACGCCACCAATGCGTTGGTGCAGGAATCGGTGCGCGCCTTCTACAACGGCTGGTACCAGGATCTCGTCACCCAGTTGCCGCCGGTGCGTGGCGGCATGATCACCGTACCCGATGGTCCCGGACTCGGGCTCGAGCTCCATGACGATCTCGACGCTCGGCTGACCGTCACACGTCGCCGCTATGATGCGAACAGCGCCGCATGA
- a CDS encoding cellulase-like family protein gives MTGITRKDVLVGLGAVATAPAPATAAPPRPRRGRPLAIAMWDFSWLERRWPGAGYEDWDIALEELVDRGYDAVRIDAYPHLVAADDTREWLLKPVWNNQDWGAPTLTRVAVLPALTQFIARCRAHGVRVALSTWFREDADNVRQRIKTPAALADIWRQTLRAIERAGLLDTIVYVDFCNEWPGPIWATFLDPPLQWGAWRDPRSLTWMRGAIAALRPDYLDMPLLFSGTAGEIADYASGDASMMDACEYHIWMANGKHNEFAKAVGYKGDRFSDEGYHNLQLQAYDVYTARADYWRTSLTDQIAAAAAASRTARLPMITTECWGIVDYKDWPLLRWDWVKELCALGTLEASRTGRWLAIATSNFCGPQFQGMWRDIAWHRALTRAIKQGPVDPALQSGRLWAQLTA, from the coding sequence ATGACCGGCATCACCCGCAAGGACGTGCTCGTCGGCCTCGGGGCAGTTGCGACCGCTCCGGCACCCGCGACTGCGGCGCCGCCACGCCCGCGGCGGGGCCGGCCGCTCGCGATCGCGATGTGGGATTTTTCCTGGCTCGAGCGGCGCTGGCCCGGCGCAGGGTACGAGGATTGGGACATCGCATTAGAGGAGTTGGTCGACCGCGGCTACGACGCGGTACGGATCGACGCCTATCCGCATCTGGTCGCGGCCGACGACACGCGCGAATGGCTGCTGAAGCCGGTGTGGAACAACCAGGATTGGGGCGCGCCTACACTGACGCGGGTCGCCGTCCTTCCTGCTCTCACGCAATTTATAGCCCGCTGCCGCGCGCATGGCGTGCGCGTCGCCCTGTCGACCTGGTTTCGCGAGGACGCCGACAACGTCCGCCAACGGATCAAGACGCCCGCCGCGCTGGCCGACATATGGCGGCAGACACTGCGCGCGATCGAGCGGGCCGGGCTGCTCGACACCATCGTCTACGTCGATTTCTGCAACGAATGGCCGGGGCCGATCTGGGCGACCTTCCTCGATCCGCCGTTGCAATGGGGCGCGTGGCGCGATCCGCGGTCGCTGACCTGGATGCGCGGTGCGATCGCGGCGCTGCGGCCCGACTATCTCGACATGCCGCTGCTGTTCTCGGGAACGGCCGGCGAGATCGCCGACTATGCCAGCGGCGACGCGAGCATGATGGATGCCTGCGAATACCACATCTGGATGGCGAACGGGAAGCACAACGAGTTCGCCAAGGCCGTTGGCTACAAGGGCGACCGCTTCTCGGACGAAGGCTATCACAACCTCCAGCTCCAGGCGTACGACGTCTACACCGCCAGGGCCGACTATTGGCGCACGTCGCTGACCGACCAGATCGCCGCCGCGGCCGCCGCCTCGCGCACTGCGCGGCTGCCGATGATCACCACCGAATGCTGGGGCATCGTCGACTATAAGGATTGGCCACTGCTACGCTGGGATTGGGTGAAGGAATTGTGCGCGCTGGGCACGCTCGAAGCCTCGCGAACCGGTCGTTGGCTAGCGATCGCCACCAGCAACTTCTGCGGTCCACAGTTCCAGGGCATGTGGCGCGACATAGCCTGGCACCGCGCGCTCACCCGCGCGATCAAGCAGGGTCCGGTCGATCCCGCCTTGCAATCAGGTCGACTTTGGGCGCAACTTACCGCCTGA